The following are encoded together in the Lathyrus oleraceus cultivar Zhongwan6 chromosome 3, CAAS_Psat_ZW6_1.0, whole genome shotgun sequence genome:
- the LOC127128533 gene encoding translation factor GUF1 homolog, mitochondrial, which translates to MGYLRKASKTLNQSNCISLLFNFNFNLTPLTSRITHQRFSLTRALFCTQSRQNSTKEKPIIDLSQYPPELVRNFSIIAHVDHGKSTLADRLLELTGTIKKGLGQPQYLDKLQVERERGITVKAQTATMFYKNIINGVDCSDGKEPHNYLLNLIDTPGHVDFSYEVSRSLAACQGVLLVVDAAQGVQAQTVANFYLAFESNLSIIPVINKIDQPTADPDRVKSQLKSMFDLDPSDALLTSAKTGMGLEHVLPAVIERIPPPPGKSDSSLRMLLLDSYFDEYRGVICHVAVVDGALRKGDKISSAATGKSYEALDIGIMHPELTPTGILFTGQVGYVISGMRSTKEARIGDTIYHSRSAMDMEPLPGFKAAKHMVFSGLFPADGSDFELLNHAIEKLTCNDASVSVAKETSTALGLGFRCGFLGLLHMDVFHQRLEQEYGAHIISTVPTVPYIYEYADGSKLEVQNPAALPSNPKQRVVACWEPTVIATIVIPSEYVGAVITLVSERRGEQLEYSFIDSQRVFMKYRLPLREIVIDFYNELKSITSGYASFDYEDSDYQASDLVKLDILLNGQPVDAMATIVHNSKAYRVGRELVEKLKKVIDRQMFEISVQAAIGSKIIARETITAMRKNVLAKCYGGDITRKRKLLEKQKEGKKRMKRVGSVDIPQEAFHELLKVS; encoded by the exons ATGGGTTATCTAAGAAAAGCTTCAAAAACCCTAAACCAATCAAATTGCATTTCATTGCtattcaatttcaatttcaatttaaCCCCATTAACAAGTAGAATAACCCATCAACGATTTTCCTTAACTCGCGCACTTTTCTGTACCCAATCACGCCAAAATAGCACCAAAGAGAAACCCATTATAGATTTGAGTCAGTACCCTCCAGAGCTTGTGAGAAATTTCTCGATAATTGCGCATGTGGATCATGGAAAATCTACTCTTGCTGATCGACTTTTGGAACTCACTGGAACTATTAAGAAAGGACTTGGTCAGCCTCAGTATCTTGATAAATTGCAG GTGGAGAGAGAAAGGGGGATCACGGTTAAAGCTCAGACAGCAACAATGTTCTATAAGAACATCATAAACGGTGTTGATTGTAGTGATGGAAAGGAACCACATAATTATTTGCTGAATCTTATTGACACTCCTGGACATGTAGATTTCAGTTATGAAGTGTCAAGGTCACTAGCTGCTTGTCAAGGTGTGCTTTTGGTTGTTGATGCAGCTCAAGGAGTTCAAGCACAAACCGTTGCTAACTTTTACCTTGCCTTTGAATCTAACTTATCAATTATACCGGTCATAAACAAGATAGACCAGCCAACCGCTGATCCTGACCGTGTTAAATCGCAATTGAAATCGATGTTTGATCTTGACCCTAGCGATGCATTGCTAACATCGGCTAAAACTGGGATGGGTCTTGAACATGTTCTTCCAGCAGTCATAGAGCGTATACCCCCGCCTCCTGGGAAGAGTGATTCTTCTTTACGCATGCTTTTACTTGATTCGTATTTTGATGAATACAGAGGGGTGATATGCCATGTTGCTGTCGTTGATGGTGCCCTGCGCAAGGGGGATAAGATCTCTTCAGCGGCCACTGGTAAGTCATATGAAGCTTTGGATATAGGCATCATGCATCCTGAACTTACTCCTACTGGAATCTTGTTTACTGGACAAGTCGGTTATGTTATAAGTGGCATGCGGTCAACCAAAGAGGCACGTATCGGAGATACAATTTACCATTCACGAAGCGCCATGGATATGGAACCTCTTCCAG gcttcaaagcagcaaaACATATGGTTTTTTCTGGTCTTTTTCCAGCGGACGGATCTGATTTTGAACTACTCAACCATGCAATAGAGAAGCTTACATGCAATGATGCCAGTGTCTCTGTCGCTAAAGAAACTAGCACTGCTCTAGGTCTAGGGTTCAG GTGTGGATTTTTAGGCCTTCTGCACATGGATGTTTTTCATCAAAGGCTTGAACAG GAATATGGAGCCCATATCATCTCAACCGTTCCTACCGTGCCTTATATATACGAGTATGCTGATGGAAG CAAATTAGAAGTTCAGAATCCTGCTGCATTACCGTCTAATCCCAAGCAACGAGTGGTAGCCTGTTGGGAACCCACAGTAATAGCTACTATAGTTATTCCTAGTGA GTATGTTGGAGCTGTTATCACCCTTGTCTCCGAGCGTAGGGGTGAACAGTTAGAGTACTCGTTCATTGACAG TCAACGGGTTTTCATGAAGTATCGTCTTCCTTTGAGGGAAATTGTTATCGACTTTTATAACGAATTGAAGAGTATAACATCAGGCTATGCATCATTTGATTATGAAGACTCAGA TTATCAGGCATCTGATCTGGTGAAACTCGATATTCTCTTGAATGGACAACCAGTAGATGCAATGGCAACCATTGTTCATAACTCAAAAGCATATCGTGTTGGACGTGAGTTGGTCGAGAAATTGAAGAAAGTCATAGACAG GCAAATGTTCGAGATATCCGTACAAGCCGCCATCGGGTCAAAAATTATAGCAAGAGAGAC TATTACAGCTATGAGAAAAAATGTTCTTGCGAAATGTTACGGCGGTGATATTACGCGAAAGAGGAAGCTTTTGGAGAAGCAAAAAGAAGGGAAAAAGCGAATGAAACGTGTCGGTTCCGTTGATATACCGCAAGAAGCATTCCATGAACTATTGAAGGTTTCATAG
- the LOC127131898 gene encoding uncharacterized protein LOC127131898, translated as MEKPAASCINELETALSTYKSISADAPGQIIWSVAENYRFKPALIEGKKLIADIGKMMSVQVIVEGSMNSSNPYFSSSWRRSFIGGFILDMGVHFIAGLRMLVGCEVVSVSAMTSHVDLILSPPDNLSSVFHLENGCSGVFVMVVSSRSPKILWRVVGTNGTLQIERGFQGQHGYLVSLYDANGQCKSSFFPFIGVTEELKAFFNDVSENTLKKGSQFVPEHRLSFVEGARDVALLEAMLESGSRQGKQVQVKKF; from the exons atgg AGAAACCTGCAGCATCTT GTATAAATGAGCTGGAAACTGCATTATCTACGTACAAATCGATTTCTGCTGATGCTCCTGGCCAAATAATTTGGTCTGTGGCTGAAAATTATCGTTTTAAACCCGCCTTAATTGAG GGCAAGAAGCTAATTGCTGACATTGGCAAAATGATGAGTGTCCAAGTTATTGTAGAAGGATCAATGAACAGTTCAAACCCATACTTTTCAAGTTCTTGGAGACGCAGTTTTATT GGAGGCTTTATTCTCGATATGGGTGTGCATTTCATTGCGGGGTTAAGAATG CTTGTTGGGTGTGAGGTAGTTTCAGTTTCAGCTATGACATCGCATGTGGATTTGATCTTATCACCACCAGATAATTTATCATCTGTCTT TCATTTGGAGAATGGATGCTCAGGAGTATTTGTAATGGTTGTCTCCTCCAGATCCCCCAAG ATCTTGTGGCGAGTTGTTGGCACGAATGGAACCCTTCAAATTGAGCGAGGATTCCAAGGACAACACGGATACCTG GTTTCATTATATGATGCTAATGGACAATGCAAAAGCTCATTTTTCCCATTCATTGGAGTAACTGAAGAATTAAAAGCTTTTTTTAATGATGTTTCTGAAAACACCCTCAAG AAGGGTAGTCAGTTTGTACCCGAGCACCGCCTCTCTTTTGTCGAGGGTGCGAGAGACGTTGCTCTTTTAGAGGCAATGCTTGAATCTGGATCAAGGCAGGGCAAGCAAGTTCAAGTGAAAAAGTTTTGA
- the LOC127128535 gene encoding uncharacterized protein LOC127128535 — MSRRIDNIVLCLLLFCVHVALVFASSSESNNWLSHGGDLSNRRYASMEHKINPITAPHLKLKWKFFAGQDITATPTIYDGVIYFPSWNGNIYALKEDDGSVVWEKNVKELTGLNASVFIFNANGTVSRVSPSVAGDLLILGIYGPAVIIGLNRTTGELVWLTKLESHYRSFITMSGTYYNGSYYVGTSSLEEQVAIDKCCTFRGSFVKLDAKTGAILWQTYMLPDNKGKQDQYAGAAIWGSSPSIDVYRKHVYIATGNLYSAPQNILDCQERQNNQTTPVETDECIEPENHSNSMLALDLDTGKIKWFKQLGGLDVWFIACNNASTPNCPPQGPLPDSDFGEAPMMLTTYVNGTQKDIVVAVQKSGFAWALDRNNGTLLWFKQAGPSGTGGGGIWGASTDERRVYTNSANSNKDNFQLLPSNLNTTTGGWVAMDPRNGEILWSTANPGNSTVSGPVSVANDVLFGGSTDLSGHIYAINARNGKILWSYATGGSVYGGMSISDGCVYSGHGYNVSLGVFSNYTGGTSLFAFCV; from the exons ATGTCGAGAAGGATCGACAATATTGTTCTTTGTTTACTCTTGTTTTGTGTTCATGTCGCACTAGTTTTTGCTTCAAGCTCAGAATCAAATAAT TGGCTAAGTCATGGTGGAGATTTATCCAACAGAAGGTATGCATCCATGGAGCATAAGATTAATCCCATAACAGCACCACACCTGAAACTGAAGTGGAAATTCTTTGCAGGACAAGATATTACGGCGACGCCGACGATATATGATGGTGTAATTTATTTTCCGAGTTGGAATGGTAATATTTATGCGTTAAAAGAAGATGATGGGTCAGTTGTTTGGGAGAAAAATGTGAAGGAGTTGACAGGTTTAAATGCAAGTGTGTTTATTTTTAATGCAAATGGAACGGTTTCTAGAGTGAGTCCAAGTGTGGCTGGAGATTTATTGATTCTGGGAATTTATGGACCAGCTGTTATTATTGGTTTGAATAGAACAACTGGTGAGCTTGTTTGGTTGACAAAGTTGGAGAGTCACTATAGATCATTTATTACCATGTCTGGAACATATTACAATGG GAGTTACTATGTTGGAACATCTTCACTAGAAGAACAAGTAGCAATTGATAAATGTTGCACATTTCGCGGAAGCTTTGTGAAACTTGATGCTAAAACCGGTGCCATCTTATGGCAAACGTACATGTTGCCGGATAATAAAGGAAAACAAGATCAATATGCAGGAGCCGCTATCTGGGGAAGTAGTCCTTCCATTGATGTTTATCGAAAACATGTTTATATTGCCACTGGAAATCTCTACTCTGCCCCACAAAACATACTTGATTGTCAAGAAAGACAAAATAATCAAACTACTCCGGTTGAAACAGACGAGTGTATCGAACCAGAAAACCACTCCAATTCGATGCTGGCTCTTGATTTGGACACTGGTAAAATCAAATGGTTCAAACAGTTAGGAGGCTTGGATGTATGGTTTATTGCATGTAACAACGCTTCAACTCCTAACTGTCCGCCTCAAGGTCCATTACCAGATTCTGATTTCGGAGAGGCGCCGATGATGTTAACTACATATGTAAACGGAACACAGAAAGATATTGTTGTTGCTGTTCAGAAAAGTGGATTTGCGTGGGCATTGGATCGCAATAACGGAACCCTTCTATGGTTTAAG CAAGCAGGGCCTAGTGGAACGGGCGGAGGAGGAATATGGGGTGCATCGACCGATGAAAGAAGAGTTTATACCAATAGTGCGAATTCAAATAAGGATAATTTCCAACTTTTACCGTCAAATTTGAATACAACAACGGGAGGATGGGTCGCGATGGATCCTAGAAACGGAGAGATTCTATGGTCCACGGCTAACCCTGGAAATAGTACAGTTAGTGGCCCTGTCAGTGTGGCAAATGATGTTCTTTTTGGTGGATCCACTGATTTATCAGGACACATATACGCAATCAACGCGCGAAATGGAAAAATCTTATGGTCTTATGCAACTGGAGGTAGCGTGTATGGAGGCATGTCGATTAGCGATGGATGTGTTTATTCGGGTCATGGATATAATGTATCTCTAGGAGTTTTCTCTAACTATACCGGTGGAACCTCGCTGTTTGCCTTTTGTGTCTAA